In a genomic window of Eriocheir sinensis breed Jianghai 21 chromosome 38, ASM2467909v1, whole genome shotgun sequence:
- the LOC127008815 gene encoding ectin-like, whose product MTVMKVEMVVIMVVVALVLAVHVGKGQHLLQLTYVEDQGEEVVTRPKVTKRVNFPLLRPETRESKKPPHKPHTEEKSRKKRLFNVVQIEAIGDREDLSKNLALETPAIEVSGSGGRYGARSGASWSPWGLWSPCSVSCGRGQQYRFRACLVRACEGRPWELQECTKRRCRF is encoded by the coding sequence ATGACGGTGATgaaggtggagatggtggtgataatggtggtggtggccttgGTCTTGGCGGTGCACGTTGGGAAGGGTCAGCATCTCCTCCAGCTGACTTACGTGGAGGACCAGGGGGAGGAGGTAGTGACCCGGCCGAAGGTTACGAAGAGAGTCAATTTCCCGCTCTTGAGACCAGAAACCCGGGAATCTAAGAAGCCTCCTCACAAGCCTCACACGGAAGAGAAATCACGTAAAAAAAGGCTCTTCAATGTGGTTCAGATCGAGGCCATAGGAGACCGCGAAGACCTCTCAAAGAACCTAGCTTTAGAGACGCCGGCCATCGAGGTCTCAGGGTCCGGCGGGCGTTACGGGGCTCGAAGTGGGGCGTCGTGGTCTCCTTGGGGTTTGTGGTCGCCGTGCAGTGTGTCGTGTGGGCGTGGGCAGCAGTACCGGTTCAGGGCGTGTCTGGTGCGGGCGTGTGAGGGCCGCCCGTGGGAGCTTCAGGAGTGTACTAAACGCCGGTGTAGGTTCTGA